The following coding sequences lie in one Lolium perenne isolate Kyuss_39 chromosome 2, Kyuss_2.0, whole genome shotgun sequence genomic window:
- the LOC127331931 gene encoding peroxidase 2, with product MAKLAIFISCALLLASACQGLQVGYYKKTCPNAEALVRAQVKKAVRSDAGSGAGLIRMLFHDCFVEGCDASVLLDPTSANPQPEKLGAPNNPSLRGYEVVDAAKAAVERACPGVVSCADIIAFAARDASYLLSDARVSFHVPAGRLDGRRSIANDTLLFLPGPSSNLSTLVSGFTAKGLSTEDMVVLSGAHSIGRSHCSSFVQDRLASQSDIGAPLASILRRRCPASPTTGNDPTVVQDFVTPRKLDNQFYRNVLARRVLFTSDAALLSAPATGKMVRANARFPASWEKKFAKAMVKMAAIDIKGRGVGEVRKNCRIVN from the coding sequence ATGGCTAAGCTTGCCATTTTCATCTCGTGCGCCTTGCTCCTAGCCTCGGCGTGCCAAGGCCTCCAGGTGGGTTACTACAAGAAGACGTGCCCCAATGCAGAGGCCCTCGTGCGCGCCCAGGTGAAGAAGGCCGTCCGCTCCGACGCCGGCTCCGGCGCCGGCCTCATCCGCATGCTCTTCCATGACTGCTTCGTCGAGGGCTGCGACGCGTCTGTCCTGCTCGACCCGACGTCGGCGAACCCGCAGCCGGAGAAGCTCGGCGCACCGAACAACCCGAGCCTGCGCGGCTACGAGGTGGTCGACGCGGCCAAGGCCGCCGTCGAGCGCGCCTGCCCGGGCGTCGTGTCCTGCGCCGACATCATCGCCTTCGCCGCCCGCGACGCGTCTTACCTCCTCAGTGACGCCAGGGTCAGCTTCCACGTCCCCGCGGGTCGGCTCGACGGACGCAGATCCATCGCCAACGACACGCTCCTGTTCCTGCCCGGCCCGTCCTCCAACCTGTCCACCCTCGTCTCCGGCTTCACCGCCAAGGGCCTCTCCACCGAGGACATGGTCGTGCTCTCCGGCGCGCACTCCATCGGCCGTTCCCACTGCTCCTCCTTCGTGCAGGACCGCCTCGCCTCCCAGTCCGACATCGGTGCGCCGCTCGCCAGCATCCTGCGTCGGCGGTGCCCAGCTAGCCCGACCACGGGCAACGACCCGACGGTGGTGCAGGACTTCGTGACGCCCAGGAAGCTGGACAACCAGTTCTACAGAAACGTGCTAGCGCGCAGGGTGCTGTTCACGTCGGACGCCGCACTTCTGAGTGCACCGGCCACTGGGAAGATGGTGCGCGCCAACGCCAGGTTCCCGGCGTCGTGGGAGAAGAAGTTCGCTAAAGCGATGGTTAAGATGGCCGCCATTGATATCAAGGGCCGCGGCGTCGGAGAGGTCAGGAAGAACTGCCGCATCGTCAACTAG